One Hugenholtzia roseola DSM 9546 genomic window carries:
- a CDS encoding type II 3-dehydroquinate dehydratase → MHIINGANLNLLGRRESRLYGILVGRSVLITKK, encoded by the coding sequence ATACATATTATCAATGGAGCAAATCTCAACCTCTTAGGGCGCAGAGAATCACGTCTATACGGCATTCTTGTTGGGCGTAGCGTCCTAATAACCAAAAAATAA